Genomic DNA from Pongo pygmaeus isolate AG05252 chromosome 16, NHGRI_mPonPyg2-v2.0_pri, whole genome shotgun sequence:
GCCACGGaataccatttacatttgaaaatagaGGGCTGTGAAGTTTTTATAAGTAGTGAACCCCGTCAGAATTACACATTTTGATTATGgctctaaattttatattaaagaaataaaaattttatcgtATTTTATTACCGTCTTTTGCTCCTTCAGGTGTAGCATACATGCTAGATTCTAGACCTGTTTCTTGTGTTACAGTGGTGTTACCCAGGCAGGTTATCAGGTAGTGAAGGTGAtgtctggtggtggtggtgagcccAGTGAGGGCACATCCTTGCTGTGTGTGATGAGGGCCTGTGGGTTGCTGTGGGATTCCCAAACCCTGGCTCCTCAGTCTCCTGCTTCTGTCCTTACTCACACTGCTGGTAGTTTTCTGGTGTGAGCCGCAGGGGCAAGTGGGATTGACAAGCCTGCTGTCACATTAGGAACCTGAGTTAAAGTGGAGCTGAAAGCATGTCCTCGCTCTTGATGTTGTGCAGAGAACCACTTGTGCTTCTGGCCCAATGGGGCGGGTGGAACCAGGCCCTGGTTTGGCTCTCCTCCTCTCCATGTTCCCCTGTCCTGTCTGATTTGCTTTCACACTGACATAAGAGTTACtttccctcggcctcccaaagtgctggtattacaggcattagccactgcgcccggccagcatcCTTTCAAGTACTGGGGTACACCCAAGCTCCCAGCTTCTAGCTAGGAGTCATTTGGTCCCTCTTTATCCCAAAGGACCTGCCACCATCGTTGGTTCCCAAAGCCCAGCAGGGTCCAGGCTCTTCAGCCTCCAAccactttgcattttttttctgctttttgttcaTGGAGATAAAGATTAACTTATTTTTCAGCCTGGGCATGTCTtttttatgtactttattttttattttttgagatggagtctcactctgtcacccaggctggaatgcagtggcgggatctcgtttcactgcaacctccgccttgcgggttcaagtgattctcctgcctcagcctcctgagtagctgggactacaggtgtgcaccactatgcccagctaatttttatatttttagtagagacagggtgttgccatattggccaggctggtctcgaactcctggcttcaagtgatcctcctacctcagcctcccagagtgctgggattacaggattacaggcgtgaccaccgCGTGCGGCCTTTATTTACTTTGTATATCTCATCTATTACTGCTGCAGTTTGCAGAAGAGAGGATGCCCTCAAACCTAACTTCTCCAGACCATCCCAAATGGGAAGTCTGCTCCATGTCAACAGTGTTGTTGCTTTTAAAGACTATACGTCAACATGCCAGATTATAGCAAAAGGATGTCGAGGGCGCAATAGGAAAGCAAGCCTAAGAGTCCTGGAGAGAAGGTGGCAGAGCTGCGTTTTGAAGGTGGTTCCTTCTTCAGACCCTGCCCTTCCTGCCTTGTTCCTCCAGTTGCGACATTTGCTGTTGGAGCTCCTCCACGGGCGAAGAGGTGAGGCTGGACtgagagggagatggagaagcTGCCAGAGGTTCTTTTGGATCTAGAATTGAGACAGCAGTTCCAGCCAGGCCTGGAGGTGGGTGCTGTCACCCAGCCCCCAAGGGAATGGTACTGATTGAAGAATGTGGCAAGAACTCCCTGGCCGGGAGAGGGAGGTGCTCGCTCCTttgaatcacctgagcccaggctggaaggcccaAGGGGGAGGACGAGGCCAGCTCACTCCAGTTCCATCCCCTCCCTTTAACCCTGAGCTAGTCACCCTCCCAGACTCCAGTCCCTTTTCCTAAATGCCCTCCCTGCAAAGTCTGCACGGAGCAGCGCTCCCTCGCGCCAGCTCGCCCCGCACTTTCTTGTCTTTCAGCAGTCCCATGGGTTTGAACCTGAGATGATTCATTTTCCTAAAAGCCTCTTTGGGCTGAGGGAAGGCGTGGGTGGCTCTGCCAGTTTTGGAGTGGGGGCCGCCTCTTCTCAGCCGCTGCAAGGGCCAGGGCCACCCTCCCAGGCGGGTGTCTCTGGGCTGGGCAGCAGCTTTGTAGGCAGCCCTGGCCATCCCCACTGGTCTGGGGGGCTGGGGGTGCACCGGCTCCTGCTCCTGATAGAGCCAAGGCAAAGCCTTCCTTACCTGAGAGGACTTTCTTGAAGAGCGGGCACAGAGGAGCCGGCAACCtgggtggtgtaggcacccaggAGAAAATCTGCGGCTCAGTCTCTGGGAGAAGTCTCCACCAGCACAgctgttgtagagatggggaaactgggcTGAGAGGGAAGGGGGCTTGCCCAACTCACCAGCCCTGGAATGTTTTGAGCTTTGGGGGTGGATCTCCCAGGAAATGTGTTTTATGGCACCACCGCCTCTGGTCACCCACCCTGAGGTGTGGCGGGCCTGGACAGCCAGCTTGACTGAGGGCCAGGCTGGTGAAGTCAAACCTACCACTCAGGAAGGAGACTCAGCCCTTCTCCAGACAGAGTTCAAATGTGAGGACTGCCTTCTTTGGGCCTCAAATTCCCCACATGAATTCCAAGGACCCTTCTAGCTCCTACACTCTGGGCCAAGGTTTCCTCTGAGCCCCAGTCAGCCTAGAGGACCTAGGATACATCTTCCTTGGACAGAGACCCACCATACGGGCAGCaggaggtaggggtgggggtaGGCAAGGTTCCTGTGGGGAGGTGGAGCTGTCATCAGAGATGGTGTCTGCAGGCAGTGGGTGTATTGTGGCTCTGCTGCCACTTGCTGGGTGGCCCCATGACGTTTCTTTCCccactctggacctcagtttccctatctgttctGTGGAGATAAGATGCCTGCCTGCATATTTGTGGACTGGGATGTGTGGGGGCCAGTTGCAGTGTTTCTTGGTGTGGTCCTTCGGCAGCCTGCACCACCCCATAGAGATTTCTGGGCCCCACCCTAGGCTCACaggaccagaatctctgggaatgaAGCCTGGGAATTTTCATTTCCACAGGCATCTGGCTGATTCTGACATGATTGAAAAGCACTAATAGTATATAGCAAGCTCTTTATAAAAGGTAAATTCATAGCTGCCTTTTACTAAATATAAATCTCACCTTCCCTTCCTCAGTTAAGGACACATACTGCAGTTGAAAATCACTGTGCCTTTCCAGATGCAGAATCTGACCTTTCCGATGAGATTCTGTTAAGTGTTCCTTTCTGTAGTTTGTATTCCAAAACAAGGGGaatatatctttccattttttcaatataaatgttTAGGTCAGATACACTTTTTCAAActggacacacacactcacacagtttAGGATTTCAGCTATGGCTTCCTCTCAAATTATTAGCCTCTTTCTGCCAGGGAGCAGTTTTTCCCAGACAAGACCCTGGACAGAGGCTGGTGGGGCCCCTCCTCATCAGAATCACTAGACCATGACTGACTCCTAGAGGTGGCTTTTTCTGCTTAAGTGTCAGCCCATGGTCTGGGATGTGACCCCCAAAGCTGCGGCAGAAGCTTCCACCCATCTTGGGCCCCCACTGCCATCTATGGGGAAAGACCTGTCCCTTGTCTTCTGGGCCCAGCCAGCCTCACAggcattcagcagattggaaagtGGAAGCATGTGCTGTGCTTGGCTGGGCTCTCCTGCGCCCCTTTTTGGGGTGAGGTGGAGTGCATCCAGCCCCCAGAATCCCTGCCATTTCTTCCCcccctcatccccacccccatACACACTCACAAGTACAAACACAGGCGCAGTCACTGGCGCACACCACTCTGGACAGCACCATTTCCAGCCTCAGCAGGGCAGTTTCCTTACAGGGAAGTTAATGAGGCACTAAAGAAGGCTCAAGGGACAGGGAGAAAAATCTATCGAGAAGAGGCTCCTAGACCTGGTTCTGCCTCTGAATTGCTGGGAGTCCTTGAGAAAGTTGCTTTCCCTctctggtctcagtttcctcaggtgAGAAATGGGGGGCCGGCCAAATGGTCTAAGGTTCTGGGAACCTCTAAGTCAGAGCCTGTAGCTGGTGGTCAAGGTGAGGGAGAGGCCCTCAGGCTCAGCCGAATGCCTGAGAGTCAGGACAGGCCCAAAGATGAGCAACCTGAGCACATCAGGTGGGTTCAAAGCTGGTGCatgagccccacagcctgcagaGCAGCTCTGGACTCGGGAGCCCGCTCGCACCAGCCCAGTGGGACTTCAGAGATGTAGGGTCCAGCCTCTCCTACTGTTGCAGGGCTGGGGGCCGGGAGCTGCAGATTCTGACCCCACAGCTGCCTTAGACATGCCAGATGGGCTGGGGCAAGACACACCCCTGTCTATGAAATGAGCAGTCAGTCCAAATAGATACACTAAAGAAGGGCTGTGGGATGGACCCAGCTGTAGCCTGGGGCTACAGACTAGCTTCCAGGGTACTCAAGCAGCTGGCCTCTGGGGTAGCAGCCCCGGGTATGAGAGGCGGGACTCAGAATCTAAGCCAAGCCTCTACAGGAATCCCCTCTGGAAAGCCCGGGCACTCTGCAGGaggggcagcaggcagcaggTGCACCAGGAGCATGTTTCACAAGGTGCCCAATATTGCATCTGCTCAGATAGGCAGCGAGTTGGAAAGTGGATGCAGTAGGCAGGGGGGCGGCTGCTCCCCACAGCCAGGAGTCCAGCCCAGCACCCACCTGAGTCCGCCTCAGTCCTGCTCAACTGGGTTATCTGTGCTCTTGGCCCTCTGGTCCCACCCACAGAGGGAGGGCTTTGGGACGACCAGGTGAGCTGGCCCTTGTGGGAGGATGTAACTGACTCCTGAGCCTGGCGAGCCAGGCAGCCCCTCACCAGCGTCCCCACCCCCATGTCTCCAGCCCCCCTCATTCCCTGATCTTCCCTTCCGCTCCCCTGACCCAGCGGTTTCCTCTGCTCACTCTCTTTTCCTGCTCCCAGGCTTGCCTGGTCACGTGTCCTTCACTCTCCTCTGAGTCTCCCTCTTTCCAAGCCGCCTCCACTCTACTTGACACACTCTCCCTTAAGACACCAGAGTACACAAGCGCAAGTCCCCGCACCTCAACTTTACTCCCAGACGGGAGGGAGATGACATGAAGACCCAAACGCCCCTTGGCAAGAGATCTGGGGTATGCAGAGGGGCAGATCTGAGGCTGTGGAAGCTCCAGGGGCTCCCTGCGGGAGGCTGCATGTAAGCTGGCTATTGAATGTGGCTCTGAGCTGAGACCCCTCCTTGAAGCTCCAGACCAGGAGCCAGCTGCTAGCTCGACCCCTCCATTTGGTGCCTCAGAGAAACCTTGCACTCTGTAGGTCAAACTCTGAACCCAGAAAATCCCCCCATGTTGGCCCTGTCTCTTCATAGGGAAAGCACCACCTCAGACCCAGTTCTGCACCAAACCCACATTTGAGTCATGGGGCTCCTGCCCTGCACTGTGAGCACTCTGGATAAGCCAGTGCTGAGGGGGAAAGAGCTCTGAATGCCAAGCCAGAACATGAGCTTCAACTCCACCTCCAGCTCTGGGAGCTGTGGGTGGGGAAGGGCCCTAGTCCAGTTTGCTGTAGAAAGACCAGTCTGCCACTGTATGGCACACGGATGGCAGGGGCAGAGTGCAGGTGGAGAGAATAGaaggtgggcagggcaggggaggcagGGACATGGCTGTAGCCATGGAGATAGGAGGACAGATAGGACTTGGGGGCTACTTGGATGAACCAAGGGACGGGTCAGCAAGGGACACCCAGTTTTGTATCAGATGTGTAGAGCGTGGGATGCTGTTCACTGAtcgagggagggggaggaggaagaggtatgGCATGGGGAGGAGGTAGCTGAGCTCTGTCATTAATGTCATTTGAAGTCCCCAGGGAAAGAAAGACCCGCCAGCGCCTTCATTGCTTCAGCCAGCTCTCAGGGTGTCTGTGCTCCCTGGCCCTCTCAGCTCCTGCTTCATAGCTGTCAGCTGCAGTGGGGGACAGCTGCACAAGGTCCCAGCATGTCTGTGTGGTTACCCAGGGGACTGCCGCATGGCCCATGCCGAGCAGAAACTGATGGACCACCTTCCGAACAAAACCCGTTACCACAACCTGATCCACCCAGCCACCAGCTCCTCACAGCTCATCTCCATCGAGACGGAGCTCTCCCTGGCCCAGTGCATCAGCATGGTAGGTGCAGAGGGTACCTGTGGGTCAGGCTCAGGCGAAGAGGCAGCTCATGCCTAAGCCCCAAGCAGTCAAAGTCCAGAGGAATGAAATGACTAGAGTTGACTTAGACTCACCAGTACACggtggggaggctggaggagggtccATGAGGTTTATAGGTGTCCAATATTTAATGAGGTCATGGTTTtgttaacaaagaagaaatgagggTGGGAGCGGGATCACCACTGGCTAGGCAGCCAAGGGGCCTGCAGAGACTCTGCTCAGCTGACTCTCCAGCATGACCATGAgcttctcctcctcatcctcccagccccaccctacTCTCTCCCCCAGCTTGCTCAACAGGTGACCTTACAGGCTCCCTACTTGTTGGGGAAAATAAGAACCAGACTGGGGGAACTGATGGGTAGAGAGGCCCAGGTGTAGGCGCAGGACCACAGGCGGTGCAGCGTCTACTGAGCCAGGCAGGTGAGGGTCTGGAGAGTGGGCATGGCTGCTGCAGGCATGGAAAGGAGGCGCAGATGGCGGCACTCCCAGGGCCCATTGTCAGGGTCTCCATATGTGGACGTGTGCAGAGGTGGGGgcgctgagggaggaggggccaggGAATTTCTCGTCTTCTCTCTACTGCCTCTGAGTTGGAAATGTCAGAGGGAGCCATGGCCCACTGTAAAGTGACACAATGTCCCCACCCACAGGGTTAGAACCCCTCCCCTGGAAGCAGCTCTGAGGGGAACAGTCACATGTAGAGAGTGCAGGATGCTGTGTCCAGCTGGGGGAAGGAGGTCACCAAGGTGGTTGACCCTCCTCTGGCCAGGTGGCTGCCTTCTGACACACCAGCCTCTCTCTCTAGCGCGGTGGGCCCCACACACCCAGCCTGTGAAACCTACAGCCCTCAAGAAGGCTTTGGCCAAATTAATGAGCGGCTCCCTCTCCCAGAAGGAAGCACAGCTGAAGGATGCGGAGGGCAGTAGAGTTGTGTATGCTCCACCCCCTCTCTCCACAGTGGGACGGAAAGAAGGGGGCTTTCAGCCAggctggcccaggctggggtctgAGTGTCACTGTCCAGCTATTGGCTTCTTGCTTAATGGGTGAGCCCAGCTGCTCCTGTGCAGCTGCCGCCCTAGTGAGGGTGAACCGGCAGGCGAGTTCCATTTCTGAAAGCCTGGGAATACAGTCAATATTAGGCTGTGGGCTGCTGGGCCAGGAAGGGGTGTTTATTTTTCAGGGTTTGTTTATCTATTGAGTTGATGAGGGAGGGTTATAGGTACAACCAGTTTAAAGATGGAAATTTTGAGAGAGCAGGCAGGGATTTAGTGCTGGGTAAGCCTTGTCAAAGCGGCTCTTTTGGGGCGGCCAGAATCCAGTACCAATGTCCTCAGCATGTTCATCAGCTGCTGGGGGAGTGCCGGACAGGATGAAAGCACAGGAACACTTTCTGGATGATAGAAATACTCTGTATCTTCAAAGGAGGTAGGTTCCATGGGTAAtgttaaatgagttaaaactcACCAAATGTAAAACAGATCTCTGCATTTCActgaatataaattatacctccaattaaaaacatttttttaaaagacagatgggccggacgcagtggctcacacttgtaatcccagcactttgggaggctgaggcaggtagatcacctgagtcaggagctcGATacaccagcctggaaaacatggtgaaatcctgtctctattaaaggtatacaaaaaaattagccaggcatggtggcacacgcctgtaatcccagctactcgggaagctgaggcaggagaattgcttgaacccaggaggcagaagttacagtgagcagagatcgtgccactgcactagcgcctgggcagcagagtgagactccatctcaaaaacaacaaaaaaaggacagaTGAAGGTTTTCAACTTTCACTAAAGGCAGAGGAGCTTGTTACAGATTCGCCTCCCCACAAGAGCAGTtagaaaaactggacaaaagtgtgccctgcccccagtcAAAAACAATTGTTGGAAGGTAACTGAAGACCTCAGCCAGAACTTGAGTGACTAGGCCTAGGAGGTGACCCTGACAGTCTGTGGTGCTTTTCCCACATTTGGTGATTGGTCAACAGTAGAGGGCTAAGAGGCTAAGAAACTGAGTATGAAGTAGTACTTAAGGGGCTGGAGAGCCTACCTGAATGTTTGGCACTCTCACAGGGCTGAAACGATCTAATGAGAATTTGGGTCCTGGGAAGGAGATGGGACCTCAGTGGGGACCCTGGAAGGGCCACCCCTAGGAgtccaaatgaataaaacatagacCAGCCGTCACAAAACCTAAAACTTGCTTTGAACCAGCTTAGTCCCAAACTAGATGAAGGCGATCTGCCCTTACTCCAGTTGTGTGCCATAAAGTCAATGTCAATACTCTCTGGAGGCAGAACAAAGTTTATTAGGAATGCCATAAGACAACACAAGACTAAACGAGAAAGACCaagaaaaaacacaatagaaacaTACATGTaaggaagaaactttttttttttttttttgagacggagtctcgctctgtcaccgaggcttgagtgcagtggcacgatctcagctcactgcaacctctgcctcccaggttcaagcgattctcctgcctcagcctcccaagtagctgggattacaggcacgcaccaccatgcccggctaatttttgtattggccaggctggtcttgaactcctgacctcaggtcatccattcacctcggtctcccaagttgctgggattacaggcgtgaggcaccgcgcctggccagtattttgccacagtttaaaataaataaatgttttttttcaggtttgtgctCAGACTCTCTTCTAAACGGTCACGTGGCGGCTTACTCTTCTCCAGGCCTTGCTGCCGGCTTTtacatgtttgttgtttttgcatTCTTGTCATTTGCTCGGTAGATGGCAGCTTCCAGGTGCTCCTAAGGGGCCAGGAAAGAGAGTGAGAAGGCACAGAGGTTGCCAGGTCATCCCGCTTGGGGCCCCGCCCTCATCACCTCCCTCAACCGGGTCTCCTGCAACTATTGGTGGGCCATCTCGGCCACCGCTTCGCCCTGAgcttcctgctgctgcagctgggcAGTGCCTCCTTCTCAGAGGCCAGCTGCGGATAGGTGGCCACGTACTGCTGCAGGTGACCCAGGTAACGGTCTCGCTGCTGCTGCAGACTCTGAGCCTCTTGGCtcttcagctccacctgcaggaTAGGCGTCAGGGTAGGTAGTGGCTGGCTTCCAGATTCTGGGCCCATAAACAGGGTGGCGAGGGCACTGTGGGGCTCTGTCGCCTGCCCAGGCCCCTTgccctggccccttcctccaggccTAAATGACTGCCTCCCTTGCCTAGAGGCCcatgcctccctccccagcctcaaaTCTCATACCCTTCTTCCCACCATTTAAACTGTAGGCCACAGACTGGTGGAAAAGCAGAGGGAGCCAACCACCATCTGCTAAGTTGTGGTGAGGTCGTTCTGTATGATCTCCAGGGTTTCCACGCACCTTCATCTGCTCCCCCCAGAGCTCGGCCTTCCACCCCAgctcccccagcctctcctccagctcctgcagcctcacctccagttcctgcatcttctcctcctggtgCCGCAGCCTCACTTCCTGctcccacatcttctcctcctgcctccgcatcttctcctcctgttcCTGCATCTTCTTTTCCTGCTCccccatcttctcctcctgctcccccatCTTCTCTTCCTGTTCCTGCATCATCTCCTCCTGCTcacgtatcttctcctcctgctcccgcaTCATATCTTTCTGCTTCCGcaccttctcctcctgcctccacatcttctcctcctgctcccttaacttctcctcctgctcccttatcttctcttcctgcttccacatcttctcctcctccctccgcatcttctcctcctgctcccgcctcttttcctcctgctcctgtatcttcttctcctgcctccacaccttctcctcctgctcccgtatcttctcctcctgcctcatcttctcctcctgctcctgcctcttctcctcctcccgtatcttctcctgctcgtgcatcttctcctcctgcctccacatcttctcctcctgctcccatattttctcctcctgcttgtgtatcttctcctcctgcctccacatcttttCCTGCTGCTCCTGCCTCTTCTGCTCGTGTAtcttctcctgctcctgcctcttctcctcctcctcccgtatcttctcctgctCATGTATCTTCTCCTCcagctcccgtatcttctcctccttctcccgcattatctcctcctgcctccgcatcttctcctcctgctccttcctcttctcctgctCGTGTATCTTCTCCTGCTTGTGTAtcttctcctgctcctgcctcttctcctcctcctcccgtatcttctcctgctCGTGTATCTTCTCCTCcagctcccgtatcttctcctccttctctcgcatcatctcctcctgcctccgcatcttctccttctgctcccatatcttctcctcctgctcctgtatCTTCTCCTCCCattcccgtatcttctcctcccgCTCCCTTATCTTCTCCTCCCGCTCCTGTatcttctcttcctgcctccacatcttcttcTCCTGTTGCTGGTTCAGGTGGCTCCAAAACTCGTTCTCTTCCACCTGGGCTTGGAGCTTTGCTGACACACTCTGCAGCTCCTTACCCAGGTGGTCAGCCTCcgcctgcagctgctgctggaatAGTGAAAGTGTTGGTTTGAACCTCAGAAGGAAACAGACTCATGAGCTAGccatataaatgtaatttataggccaggtgcggtggctcacgcctgtaatcccagcactttgggaggctgaggcgggcagatcacgaggtcaggagatggagaccatcctggttaacacggtgaaactccatctctactaaaaatacaaaaaattagccgggtgtggtggcgggcgcctgtagtcccagctacttgggaggctgaggctggagaatggcgtgaacccagggggcggagcttgcagtgagccaagattgcgccactgcactctggcctgggtgaaagagcgagactccaactcaaaataaataaataaataaataaataaatgtaatctataaaataatggttttcatCCAGGAtcctttaaagaaatattttaagcactAACTCTGAGATTCTGATTCCCCAGGCAAGGCCCcaatttgtacatttttagcACACTCTAGAGGATTCTATGGTGGGACCAGAACAGGGACCCAAATTTTCCAGCTCTTGGCTGGAGCCTCCCCATACCCTGCATGATCCCTAGACCATGGTCCCAGCTGGGTGGGGCTCCCACAACCCCCGGGGCTGCAGCTGCTCACCTGTGGCAGCAGGAGCTTGGCCCTCTCCAGCTTCCTTTTTAGCTCCTTTACATTGAGCTGGATCTCagacttttcagattctacaagtcgaagtttttcttgtagttcggcatttttctccttcagctcCTCATCGGTTATGCTATGGCCAGAGGCAGTagagaaaggaatgaacaaagaacaGAAAGGACCACTTTGGTGATCAGCCCTCTACTTTCAACCCACAACCACAGAACCGTGGCATTGGTAGGGACCCCAGGAATTAAAAGTCACAGGTGGCAGGCCAGAGAGAAGACATGAGTTGCCTGAGGCTAC
This window encodes:
- the LOC129013820 gene encoding golgin subfamily A member 6-like protein 1 isoform X2 codes for the protein MLMWPQPHLPTHPHHPTHPYLPTYPHLPTHPHLPTHPHLPTHPHLLTHPHLPTHPHLPTHPHLPTHPHLPTNPHLPTQPMMSKETQQNKLAEAKEKLTDHHAQTNPSVGAGASDTKKKKINNGTNPETTTSGGCHSPEDEKKANHQHQEALRRELEAQVHTIRILTCQKTELQTALYYSQQAVKQLEGEARDLIGRLHDSWKFAGELEQALSAVTTQKKKADKYIEELTKERDALSLELYRNTITDEELKEKNAELQEKLRLVESEKSEIQLNVKELKRKLERAKLLLPQQQLQAEADHLGKELQSVSAKLQAQVEENEFWSHLNQQQEKKMWRQEEKIQEREEKIREREEKIREWEEKIQEQEEKIWEQKEKMRRQEEMMREKEEKIRELEEKIHEQEKIREEEEKRQEQEKIHKQEKIHEQEKRKEQEEKMRRQEEIMREKEEKIRELEEKIHEQEKIREEEEKRQEQEKIHEQKRQEQQEKMWRQEEKIHKQEEKIWEQEEKMWRQEEKMHEQEKIREEEKRQEQEEKMRQEEKIREQEEKVWRQEKKIQEQEEKRREQEEKMRREEEKMWKQEEKIREQEEKLREQEEKMWRQEEKVRKQKDMMREQEEKIREQEEMMQEQEEKMGEQEEKMGEQEKKMQEQEEKMRRQEEKMWEQEVRLRHQEEKMQELEEHLEAAIYRANDKNAKTTNM
- the LOC129013820 gene encoding golgin subfamily A member 6-like protein 1 isoform X1, whose translation is MLMWPQPHLPTHPHHPTHPYLPTYPHLPTHPHLPTHPHLPTHPHLLTHPHLPTHPHLPTHPHLPTHPHLPTNPHLPTQPMMSKETQQNKLAEAKEKLTDHHAQTNPSVGAGASDTKKKKINNGTNPETTTSGGCHSPEDKQQNRAQLEEEKKANHQHQEALRRELEAQVHTIRILTCQKTELQTALYYSQQAVKQLEGEARDLIGRLHDSWKFAGELEQALSAVTTQKKKADKYIEELTKERDALSLELYRNTITDEELKEKNAELQEKLRLVESEKSEIQLNVKELKRKLERAKLLLPQQQLQAEADHLGKELQSVSAKLQAQVEENEFWSHLNQQQEKKMWRQEEKIQEREEKIREREEKIREWEEKIQEQEEKIWEQKEKMRRQEEMMREKEEKIRELEEKIHEQEKIREEEEKRQEQEKIHKQEKIHEQEKRKEQEEKMRRQEEIMREKEEKIRELEEKIHEQEKIREEEEKRQEQEKIHEQKRQEQQEKMWRQEEKIHKQEEKIWEQEEKMWRQEEKMHEQEKIREEEKRQEQEEKMRQEEKIREQEEKVWRQEKKIQEQEEKRREQEEKMRREEEKMWKQEEKIREQEEKLREQEEKMWRQEEKVRKQKDMMREQEEKIREQEEMMQEQEEKMGEQEEKMGEQEKKMQEQEEKMRRQEEKMWEQEVRLRHQEEKMQELEEHLEAAIYRANDKNAKTTNM